Proteins from a genomic interval of Marmoricola sp. OAE513:
- a CDS encoding FkbM family methyltransferase, translating to MTRLRRLLRRLPGRLRREPAAPAAKVRKPNPHKAFKKNQIAKAVHEPFGPAFGHDLEARFLHGYLSPGDVVIDVGANAGQYAAVIEDAVGRESLTLLEPLPDLAATLRQRFPGVRVENLAASDVAGAATIRIPSIEGREYNTRATLNDHTEPGQGGSREVAIVTEPLDSVVERLGLGRIDLVKVDVEGHEPEVVRGARRTLSAPDVLLLMEIEARHHDFPITEVFGLITALGLRGYVFDTSSLTVMSIDDFAVEKHQHVEDLVNRAFVKYLNNFWFVAPAREREFLEAAEAFLADLRTSR from the coding sequence ATGACGCGCCTGCGACGACTGCTGCGACGACTGCCGGGCCGGCTCCGCCGGGAGCCCGCGGCACCGGCAGCGAAGGTCAGGAAGCCGAACCCGCACAAGGCGTTCAAGAAGAACCAGATCGCCAAGGCGGTCCACGAACCGTTCGGCCCTGCGTTCGGGCACGACCTCGAGGCCCGCTTCCTGCACGGGTACCTGAGCCCGGGTGACGTCGTCATCGACGTCGGCGCGAACGCCGGTCAGTACGCCGCGGTCATCGAGGACGCGGTCGGCCGCGAGAGCCTCACGCTGCTGGAGCCGCTCCCCGATCTCGCGGCGACGCTGCGCCAGCGCTTCCCCGGCGTACGGGTCGAGAACCTCGCGGCCTCGGACGTCGCCGGCGCTGCCACGATCCGGATCCCGAGCATCGAGGGCAGGGAGTACAACACCCGGGCGACGCTCAACGACCACACCGAGCCGGGTCAGGGCGGCAGCCGCGAGGTCGCCATCGTCACCGAGCCGCTGGACTCGGTGGTCGAGCGGCTCGGACTCGGCAGGATCGACCTGGTCAAGGTCGACGTCGAGGGCCACGAGCCCGAGGTCGTCCGGGGCGCGCGGCGGACGCTGTCCGCGCCCGACGTCCTGCTGCTGATGGAGATCGAGGCGCGGCACCACGACTTCCCGATCACCGAGGTCTTCGGGCTGATCACCGCACTCGGACTGCGAGGCTACGTCTTCGACACGAGTTCGCTGACCGTGATGTCGATCGACGACTTCGCGGTCGAGAAGCACCAGCACGTCGAGGACCTCGTCAACCGTGCCTTCGTGAAGTACCTCAACAACTTCTGGTTCGTGGCCCCGGCACGGGAGCGCGAGTTCCTGGAGGCGGCCGAGGCGTTCCTGGCAGACCTGCGCACCAGCAGGTAG
- a CDS encoding DLW-39 family protein, producing the protein MKKFLFVVVAAVAGVFVKKKIDEGRNEQALWQQATDPVEKA; encoded by the coding sequence ATGAAGAAGTTCCTGTTCGTGGTCGTCGCTGCTGTCGCCGGTGTCTTCGTCAAGAAGAAGATCGACGAGGGTCGCAACGAGCAGGCACTCTGGCAGCAGGCCACGGACCCGGTCGAGAAGGCCTGA
- a CDS encoding DUF3566 domain-containing protein produces the protein MAGNTDSKESLASRFRKDAPAPKQPAPAPKQVRQARLRLVQIEPWSVMKAAFLLSVAIAIVTVVAVAIIWGVLGAAGLWDSINSIIQDSIGDNKGTPFDIEKYLGTSRVLGFTMIVAVADVVLITAISTLGAFLYNLAATLVGGVEVTFAEDK, from the coding sequence ATGGCCGGCAACACCGACTCCAAGGAGTCGCTGGCGTCACGCTTCCGCAAGGACGCACCTGCCCCGAAGCAGCCCGCACCCGCGCCCAAGCAGGTGCGGCAGGCCAGGCTCCGGCTGGTCCAGATCGAGCCCTGGTCGGTGATGAAGGCCGCGTTCCTGCTCTCGGTGGCCATCGCGATCGTCACCGTCGTCGCCGTGGCGATCATCTGGGGCGTGCTCGGCGCGGCGGGTCTGTGGGACTCGATCAACTCGATCATCCAGGACTCGATCGGTGACAACAAGGGAACGCCGTTCGACATCGAGAAGTACCTCGGCACCTCGCGGGTGCTCGGCTTCACGATGATCGTGGCGGTCGCCGACGTCGTCCTCATCACGGCGATCTCGACGCTGGGAGCGTTCCTCTACAACCTCGCCGCCACCCTGGTCGGCGGCGTGGAAGTCACCTTCGCAGAAGACAAGTGA